In Oceanobacillus sp. FSL K6-2867, one DNA window encodes the following:
- a CDS encoding MATE family efflux transporter: MYETKTIKEKLKLLIIILIPILITQISMNLMTFFDTMMSGRSSAEDLAGVAIGASLWVPISTGINGIVLAITPIIAHLIGGRAEQEIPKVIQQGIYLAIILSIIIMTAGALALDPILSMMDLEPEVRHVAKYYLFTLGIGIIPLFIFNTIRCFMDGLGQTRISMIIILVSLPLNVVFNYIFIFGKLGIPAFGGIGAGIATAITYFIVCIIAFFFLQNFQPFRKFTVFARWFKPSLSSWRNQLKIGIPIGAAIFFETSIFSAVTLLMSVYSTNTIAAHQAAMNFASVLYMIPLSVGMALTITVGFEAGAKRYKDARAYGYLGMSGGIFIALFAGGILYILNGPVAALYNSDPEVIELTKQFIYFAIFYQLADAFGAPIQGILRGYKDVNMTLIIALISYWVIGLPFGWLLANHTVLEPFGYWVGIIVGLTSGAVALLWRLLYIQKKYASSEKSTSN; encoded by the coding sequence ATGTATGAAACAAAAACGATTAAAGAAAAACTGAAGTTACTTATCATCATTTTAATCCCCATCTTAATAACACAAATCAGTATGAATCTGATGACGTTTTTTGATACAATGATGTCAGGTCGTTCTAGTGCTGAAGATCTTGCAGGTGTAGCAATCGGTGCCAGCCTCTGGGTACCTATTTCTACAGGGATTAATGGAATTGTGCTGGCAATCACGCCAATTATAGCACATCTGATTGGCGGCAGAGCTGAACAGGAAATACCGAAAGTTATTCAACAAGGTATTTATTTAGCAATTATTTTATCTATTATTATTATGACAGCAGGTGCACTTGCATTAGATCCGATACTATCTATGATGGATCTGGAACCTGAGGTACGGCATGTTGCGAAGTATTATTTGTTTACACTTGGAATTGGTATTATTCCCTTGTTTATTTTTAATACGATACGTTGTTTTATGGATGGGCTAGGACAAACACGTATTTCGATGATCATCATTCTTGTGTCCCTGCCGCTTAATGTTGTTTTTAACTATATATTTATTTTCGGAAAACTAGGAATACCCGCATTTGGTGGTATTGGAGCAGGCATTGCAACTGCAATTACGTATTTTATCGTATGCATCATTGCATTCTTTTTTCTGCAAAATTTTCAGCCATTTCGTAAGTTTACAGTGTTTGCAAGATGGTTTAAGCCATCTTTAAGTTCGTGGCGGAACCAGCTAAAAATTGGAATCCCAATTGGTGCTGCAATTTTCTTTGAGACAAGTATATTCTCTGCTGTAACGCTATTGATGAGCGTTTATAGCACAAATACAATTGCTGCACACCAGGCAGCGATGAACTTTGCCAGTGTTTTATATATGATTCCGCTAAGTGTGGGAATGGCATTGACAATTACAGTTGGCTTCGAAGCAGGTGCCAAGCGCTATAAGGATGCACGTGCCTATGGATACCTTGGGATGAGCGGGGGCATATTTATCGCTCTCTTTGCAGGTGGAATATTGTACATATTAAATGGTCCAGTGGCAGCTCTATACAATTCCGACCCAGAAGTGATTGAGCTGACGAAGCAATTTATTTATTTTGCTATTTTCTATCAGCTGGCAGATGCATTTGGTGCCCCAATTCAAGGTATACTTCGTGGCTATAAAGATGTAAATATGACACTAATTATCGCATTAATTTCCTACTGGGTCATCGGACTTCCATTTGGCTGGCTATTAGCAAATCACACTGTTCTGGAGCCATTTGGCTATTGGGTAGGGATTATTGTCGGCCTTACATCTGGTGCAGTTGCATTATTATGGCGACTTCTCTATATTCAGAAGAAATATGCTTCATCTGAAAAAAGCACATCCAATTGA
- a CDS encoding nucleoside transporter C-terminal domain-containing protein — translation MGILLGILAIIVTLGLAYLMSNDKKNINYKGIGIMLVCQLLITWFMFSTQIGKAIIDGISAVFNKLIEFGAEGISFVLGGFVFEEGSGGIFFFNVLLQIIFFATLLSVLTYLKILPLIIKYIGAAISKITGLPKIESFNGVNSIFFGQSEALIAIRSQFHHLSENRLFIVCASAMSSVSAAIVGAYILMLPPQYILVALPLNMFSGLMIASIVAPVRVPKEEDYVDISNVSQDKSVFEAMGNGALEGGKIALIVAAMLIAFIASLSLVNWIIQFIFAGVTLQQILGYIIAPLGILMGIAPSEVIDAGAVMGMKIVTNEFVAMREFQPFLDTMSEKTIGIVTVFLTSFANFSSIGIIAGTVKGIDAKKAVQASGFGMKLLAGSILASILSATVTGLFL, via the coding sequence ATGGGTATACTTCTCGGTATCTTAGCAATAATTGTTACCTTAGGCTTAGCCTATTTAATGTCTAATGATAAAAAAAATATTAATTATAAGGGTATTGGCATTATGCTGGTCTGTCAGCTGTTAATAACATGGTTTATGTTTTCCACACAGATTGGAAAAGCAATCATCGATGGTATTTCTGCTGTATTTAATAAACTAATTGAATTTGGTGCAGAAGGAATAAGCTTTGTACTTGGAGGGTTTGTGTTTGAAGAAGGCAGCGGCGGTATATTCTTCTTCAATGTATTACTGCAGATTATCTTTTTCGCAACACTTCTTTCCGTGCTTACGTATTTAAAAATATTGCCGCTGATTATTAAATATATTGGCGCAGCTATTTCTAAAATTACTGGTTTACCTAAAATTGAATCTTTTAATGGCGTTAATAGTATCTTTTTCGGTCAGTCAGAGGCCTTAATTGCAATTCGCTCCCAATTCCACCACTTATCAGAAAATCGTTTGTTCATTGTCTGTGCTTCAGCTATGAGTTCGGTGTCAGCAGCTATAGTTGGGGCATATATTTTAATGCTACCGCCACAGTATATTTTAGTAGCACTTCCTTTAAATATGTTCAGCGGGTTAATGATTGCTTCAATCGTTGCACCAGTCCGAGTACCAAAGGAAGAGGATTATGTTGATATAAGTAATGTATCGCAGGATAAAAGTGTTTTTGAAGCGATGGGAAATGGTGCATTAGAAGGCGGTAAAATTGCTTTGATTGTTGCTGCAATGCTAATTGCTTTTATCGCTTCTTTATCCTTGGTTAACTGGATTATTCAATTTATCTTTGCAGGGGTAACATTGCAGCAAATTTTAGGTTATATTATTGCTCCGCTTGGTATTCTAATGGGGATTGCTCCAAGCGAAGTTATAGATGCTGGAGCAGTTATGGGTATGAAAATAGTTACCAATGAATTTGTAGCAATGCGTGAATTTCAGCCGTTTCTGGATACAATGTCAGAAAAAACAATTGGTATTGTGACAGTATTCTTAACAAGTTTCGCTAACTTTTCATCCATCGGCATTATTGCTGGGACGGTAAAAGGTATCGATGCGAAAAAAGCAGTACAAGCTTCGGGATTTGGTATGAAATTATTAGCTGGTTCGATTTTAGCTTCGATTCTATCTGCAACTGTCACAGGACTGTTTCTATAA
- a CDS encoding NCS2 family permease, translated as MEKGFKLKQNNTDIRTEVVAGTTTFLTMAYIVVVNPAILSSVGIPFEQVFMATVIAAIVGTLIMGIFANYPIAIAPGMGLNAYFASIVATQGLSYQVVFGTVFLAGIIFIILSLTKLRETLIGAIPPSLKYGITSGIGLFIAFVGLRNSGIVVANPETIVGLGDLHDPMIVLTLVGLLITLILFVMKIKGALFIGMLATAIIAYFTGQLTVTGVLSVPPAPVFFDMDIGGVFANGLYTVVFAFLLVTLFDTTGTMIGVAEQAGFMKDGKMPRAKQALLADATATTVGSVFGTSPSTAYIESTSGVAAGGRTGLTSIVVAVLFALSIFFTPIISAIAGLPAITSPVLIIVGCFMMEGLAKVNWKAFDEAFPAFAVILTMPFTSSIATGIAIGFITYPILKLVNGKGKDVHWILYVFGVIFLIQMAFFPTH; from the coding sequence ATGGAAAAAGGCTTTAAACTAAAACAAAATAATACAGATATCCGTACGGAGGTTGTTGCTGGAACAACAACATTTCTGACGATGGCCTATATTGTTGTTGTAAATCCTGCAATCTTATCTTCTGTTGGAATTCCATTTGAACAAGTATTTATGGCAACCGTTATCGCTGCTATAGTAGGTACTTTGATTATGGGCATATTCGCGAATTACCCAATAGCAATTGCTCCCGGAATGGGGTTAAATGCATATTTTGCTAGTATTGTTGCAACACAAGGTTTATCCTATCAGGTGGTATTTGGAACTGTCTTTTTAGCTGGAATTATTTTTATTATTCTTAGCTTGACAAAGCTGCGTGAAACATTGATTGGTGCTATTCCACCATCATTAAAATATGGAATAACTTCTGGTATCGGTTTGTTTATTGCCTTCGTAGGATTGCGTAATTCAGGAATTGTTGTAGCAAATCCAGAGACGATTGTAGGTCTTGGAGATTTACATGATCCGATGATTGTATTAACCTTAGTAGGCTTGTTAATTACACTGATTCTTTTTGTAATGAAGATAAAAGGTGCATTATTTATTGGAATGCTGGCCACAGCAATTATTGCCTATTTTACAGGACAGCTAACTGTGACGGGTGTTCTATCTGTACCTCCTGCACCAGTATTTTTTGATATGGATATAGGCGGCGTTTTTGCAAATGGCCTGTATACCGTCGTATTTGCCTTTTTATTGGTAACATTATTTGATACAACTGGAACAATGATTGGTGTTGCTGAACAAGCAGGTTTTATGAAAGACGGAAAAATGCCGCGTGCAAAGCAGGCACTTCTAGCAGATGCGACCGCGACGACTGTTGGCTCGGTGTTTGGGACAAGTCCTTCAACAGCTTATATTGAATCTACCTCAGGAGTTGCAGCTGGTGGGAGAACTGGATTAACATCGATTGTTGTTGCTGTACTATTTGCACTTTCGATTTTCTTTACACCAATTATTTCAGCAATCGCTGGTTTGCCAGCAATTACATCTCCAGTTTTAATTATAGTAGGATGCTTTATGATGGAAGGGTTGGCTAAAGTTAACTGGAAAGCATTTGATGAAGCATTTCCAGCTTTTGCTGTTATATTAACAATGCCGTTTACTTCAAGTATTGCAACAGGTATTGCTATTGGTTTTATTACATACCCAATACTAAAGCTTGTAAACGGAAAAGGGAAGGATGTACATTGGATTTTATATGTATTTGGAGTCATTTTTCTTATCCAAATGGCCTTCTTCCCAACACATTAA
- a CDS encoding undecaprenyldiphospho-muramoylpentapeptide beta-N-acetylglucosaminyltransferase, translating into MKKKRILFTGGGTAGHVIVNLALIPFYQEKGWEIDYIGSYNGIERDLIGQVEGVTYHPISTGKLRRYMSKENIKDPFKVLKGTMQAYKIIGKRKPSVIFSKGGFVSVPVVAAAKLRAVPSVIHESDYTPGLANKLSIPFTKKVLATFPETMQYLPEKKAEYVGAVIRDELFKGDKETGLEIAGLSKKLPVLLIMGGSGGSHKINETVRESLDELLTSFQIIHICGRDKIDHSIQKPGYVQFEYINEELKDIFAATDYVLSRAGSNAIFEFLALGIPMLLIPLSKGASRGDQIINARSFQEKRYARVLDEEKLTKQTLKDELLQLKEYAPIMKDTMKEYKSEKSRDRVIEIINATSK; encoded by the coding sequence ATGAAAAAGAAAAGAATCCTTTTTACTGGTGGAGGAACAGCTGGACATGTAATTGTCAACCTGGCGCTGATTCCATTCTATCAGGAAAAAGGCTGGGAAATTGATTATATTGGCTCTTATAATGGTATCGAAAGAGATTTAATTGGACAGGTTGAAGGGGTAACCTACCATCCAATATCGACAGGAAAGCTTCGTCGTTATATGTCTAAGGAAAATATAAAGGACCCTTTCAAGGTACTGAAAGGCACGATGCAAGCATATAAAATAATTGGAAAACGTAAGCCTTCTGTTATATTTTCTAAGGGAGGGTTTGTCTCCGTTCCCGTTGTTGCAGCTGCAAAATTGAGAGCTGTACCATCTGTTATCCATGAATCAGATTATACACCAGGACTTGCAAATAAGCTCTCCATTCCATTTACAAAAAAAGTGCTTGCGACGTTTCCAGAAACAATGCAATATCTTCCTGAGAAGAAGGCTGAATATGTTGGTGCGGTTATTCGTGATGAGCTTTTTAAAGGGGATAAGGAGACTGGCTTGGAGATTGCCGGATTATCTAAAAAATTACCTGTACTTCTAATTATGGGAGGAAGCGGGGGATCGCATAAAATCAACGAAACAGTAAGGGAAAGCTTAGATGAGCTTTTAACAAGCTTTCAAATTATTCATATTTGTGGACGCGATAAAATAGATCATTCCATTCAAAAACCTGGATATGTACAATTTGAATATATTAATGAAGAACTAAAAGATATCTTTGCAGCTACTGACTATGTGCTATCACGCGCGGGGTCGAATGCAATCTTTGAATTTTTGGCATTAGGAATACCCATGCTGCTGATTCCTTTATCAAAAGGTGCTAGTCGTGGAGACCAGATAATAAATGCCCGGTCTTTTCAGGAAAAACGCTATGCGAGGGTTTTAGATGAGGAAAAACTAACGAAACAAACATTAAAAGATGAGCTTTTGCAATTAAAGGAATACGCTCCAATTATGAAAGATACAATGAAAGAATATAAAAGTGAGAAATCACGAGATCGTGTTATCGAAATCATAAATGCGACAAGCAAATAA
- the trmL gene encoding tRNA (uridine(34)/cytosine(34)/5-carboxymethylaminomethyluridine(34)-2'-O)-methyltransferase TrmL, whose translation MSLHVVLYQPEIPANTGNIGRTCLATDTALHLIHPLGFSTDDKMLRRAGLDYWKHVDVQEHDSMEQLYEQYPNGVYYYIENFGTKHYSDFDYSDTEEDIFFVFGRESTGFPKELLIGKEDQCLRIHMNDKVRSLNLSNTAAIIIYEALRQQGFPKLT comes from the coding sequence GTGAGTTTACATGTCGTATTATACCAACCAGAGATACCTGCGAATACGGGAAATATCGGCAGAACGTGTTTAGCAACAGATACTGCACTTCATCTGATTCATCCACTTGGTTTTTCAACAGACGATAAGATGCTGCGGAGAGCTGGATTGGATTATTGGAAGCATGTTGATGTTCAGGAGCATGATTCGATGGAGCAATTATATGAACAATATCCTAATGGTGTCTATTATTATATTGAAAACTTCGGAACAAAGCACTATTCCGATTTTGATTACAGCGACACAGAGGAAGATATATTTTTCGTTTTTGGAAGGGAGTCAACTGGATTTCCGAAAGAGCTTTTAATCGGTAAGGAAGATCAATGTCTGAGGATTCATATGAATGATAAGGTAAGGTCTTTGAACCTGTCGAATACCGCTGCGATTATTATCTATGAAGCATTAAGGCAGCAGGGCTTTCCGAAATTAACATAG
- a CDS encoding 2-oxoglutarate dehydrogenase E1 component has translation MAENGESVQRFWQQFHGPNSGYLEQQYELYKEDPEAIEPSIKEMFDNYGAPAWMNQQETAEQAVSQTTLASSVKKLTSAMQLVEAIRRYGHTEADIYSIGGYKGSKTNLLELKTYGLTEEDLKSIPASWLWDKAPSDVENGLDVVNRLRKYYTGTITFEYDHVNNNEERKWLFDLIETGNARLELTDEQRKVVLERLVDVQGFEHFLQKTFVGQKRFSIEGLEVMVPMIDRIVHYAAEDKIENVMMGMAHRGRLAVLANVLGKPYDKIFSEFNYSKEKELMPSEGSAAINYGWTGDVKYHYGAKKEVSNGDALKTRITLAHNPSHLEFVNPVVEGFARAAQDDRSEKGYPKRDFNKALAVLIHGDAAFIGEGVVAETLNLSGLPGYNTGGALHIIANNLLGYTTDREDGRSTRYASDLAKGFEIPVIRVNADDPISCLSAIKIAYAYRKKFHKDFLIDLVGYRRYGHNEMDEPRTTQPKLYQEIDKHPSVAELFAKTLEERSIIEAGEFDKLKENVDTKLSDIYKNMTEHDIGHPEAKLMPDVLLNGLDQFETAIDLETLRALNKDLLKRPEGFSGFKKTEKILKRREKALEEGNVADWGTGEAWAYASILRDGIPIRLTGQDSERGTFAHRHIVLHDTATNEKYSPLHGLSDAKASFDIRNSPLSEAAVLGYEYGYSVHSPNTLVIWEAQFGDFANAGQVIFDQFISSSRAKWGEKSNMVILLPHGYEGQGPEHSSARLERFLQMAAENNWIVANVTSSAQLFHLLRRQAALRGREQARPLILMTPKSSLIRHPKMGSPAEEFTTGKFKTLRNQPGLEITRESATRLLIGSGKIMVDIEEAMENSEQNYEWLRAIRLEQIYPFPKKALEEELKQLPNLKEIVWVQEEPKNMGAWNFVDDYLRDLLQDGQKLRVISRPSRSAPAGGIPSVHKTAQNKIIYQALNTSEGGKSSARN, from the coding sequence GTGGCAGAAAATGGAGAATCTGTACAGAGATTCTGGCAGCAATTTCATGGGCCAAACTCGGGGTATTTAGAACAACAGTATGAACTGTACAAAGAAGACCCTGAAGCTATTGAACCATCTATTAAAGAGATGTTCGATAATTATGGGGCTCCTGCTTGGATGAACCAACAAGAAACTGCAGAACAAGCAGTATCACAAACTACATTAGCAAGCAGTGTAAAAAAGTTAACCTCAGCGATGCAACTTGTTGAGGCTATTCGCCGTTACGGTCACACCGAGGCTGATATTTACTCGATTGGTGGCTATAAAGGCAGCAAAACAAATTTATTGGAATTGAAAACCTATGGTTTAACAGAAGAAGATTTAAAAAGTATCCCTGCCTCATGGCTATGGGATAAAGCTCCAAGTGATGTGGAGAATGGGCTTGACGTCGTAAACCGTTTGAGGAAATATTATACGGGTACCATCACATTCGAATATGATCATGTGAATAATAATGAAGAACGAAAATGGCTTTTTGATTTAATTGAGACTGGAAATGCTAGACTCGAATTAACGGATGAGCAGCGAAAAGTAGTTCTTGAGCGACTTGTAGATGTCCAAGGCTTTGAACATTTCTTGCAAAAAACCTTTGTCGGTCAAAAGCGATTTTCAATTGAAGGCTTAGAGGTAATGGTACCGATGATTGATCGAATCGTACATTACGCAGCTGAAGATAAAATTGAAAATGTAATGATGGGTATGGCTCATCGCGGCCGGCTAGCGGTACTTGCAAATGTTTTAGGAAAGCCATACGATAAAATATTCTCTGAGTTTAATTACTCAAAAGAGAAAGAGTTAATGCCATCAGAAGGTTCAGCAGCAATTAATTATGGCTGGACTGGTGATGTGAAATATCATTATGGGGCAAAAAAAGAAGTTAGTAATGGAGATGCATTAAAAACCCGTATTACATTAGCGCATAATCCTTCACATTTGGAATTTGTGAATCCGGTTGTCGAAGGTTTTGCACGTGCTGCACAAGACGACCGTTCCGAAAAAGGTTATCCGAAGCGTGACTTTAATAAAGCGCTTGCTGTTCTTATTCACGGTGATGCAGCATTTATTGGTGAAGGTGTTGTTGCAGAAACGTTAAACTTAAGTGGATTGCCTGGTTATAATACAGGTGGTGCGCTTCATATTATTGCAAACAACCTGTTAGGTTATACAACAGACCGTGAAGATGGGCGTTCCACTCGTTATGCAAGTGATTTAGCAAAAGGTTTTGAAATACCGGTCATTCGTGTAAATGCTGATGATCCAATTTCTTGCCTGTCAGCTATCAAAATAGCCTACGCGTACCGGAAGAAGTTTCATAAAGATTTCTTGATTGATTTAGTCGGTTACCGTAGATATGGTCACAATGAAATGGATGAACCAAGAACAACTCAGCCAAAACTGTACCAAGAAATTGATAAACATCCATCTGTAGCCGAATTATTTGCTAAAACATTGGAAGAAAGAAGCATTATCGAAGCAGGAGAATTCGATAAACTCAAAGAGAATGTTGACACCAAGTTAAGCGATATTTATAAAAATATGACAGAGCATGATATTGGTCATCCGGAAGCGAAATTAATGCCTGATGTACTGTTAAATGGCTTGGACCAGTTTGAAACAGCAATTGATCTGGAAACATTGCGAGCTTTAAATAAAGATTTGCTGAAACGTCCAGAAGGTTTTAGCGGATTCAAGAAAACAGAAAAAATCCTAAAACGCCGTGAAAAGGCTCTGGAAGAAGGAAATGTAGCAGACTGGGGTACTGGTGAAGCATGGGCATATGCATCAATCTTACGAGATGGAATTCCAATACGCCTCACTGGTCAAGATTCGGAAAGAGGTACATTTGCGCACCGTCATATCGTGCTGCACGATACGGCAACAAATGAAAAATACAGTCCGCTGCACGGATTAAGCGATGCAAAGGCATCCTTTGATATTCGAAACAGTCCGTTATCAGAGGCAGCAGTTTTAGGCTACGAATATGGTTATAGTGTTCATTCACCAAATACTCTAGTTATTTGGGAAGCGCAATTTGGTGATTTTGCAAATGCTGGTCAAGTCATATTCGACCAATTTATTTCTTCCTCACGAGCTAAATGGGGAGAAAAATCGAATATGGTTATACTTCTGCCGCACGGTTATGAAGGGCAGGGGCCGGAACATTCCAGTGCACGATTGGAAAGGTTTTTACAAATGGCAGCGGAAAACAACTGGATTGTAGCGAATGTTACATCTTCAGCACAGCTTTTCCATCTGTTGCGCAGACAAGCAGCATTGCGTGGACGTGAACAAGCAAGACCTTTAATTCTAATGACGCCAAAAAGCAGTCTCATTCGTCATCCGAAAATGGGATCACCTGCAGAAGAATTTACAACAGGGAAGTTCAAAACACTCCGTAACCAGCCAGGCTTAGAGATAACGAGAGAAAGTGCAACACGTCTCTTAATCGGCAGCGGAAAAATCATGGTTGATATTGAAGAGGCAATGGAAAATTCAGAGCAAAACTATGAATGGTTACGAGCTATTCGATTGGAACAGATTTATCCATTCCCGAAAAAAGCATTGGAAGAAGAGTTGAAGCAATTACCGAATCTAAAAGAAATTGTCTGGGTACAAGAGGAGCCGAAAAATATGGGGGCTTGGAATTTTGTGGATGACTACTTACGGGATTTATTACAGGATGGGCAGAAGTTACGTGTAATAAGCAGACCAAGTCGTTCAGCACCTGCCGGAGGCATACCGAGTGTTCATAAAACGGCTCAAAACAAAATTATCTATCAAGCGCTAAACACATCTGAAGGGGGAAAATCCAGTGCAAGAAATTAA
- a CDS encoding Ger(x)C family spore germination C-terminal domain-containing protein yields the protein MIKKTIILLTFSVILASCVPYKQLEELGIINTRGVDVTGNNRVETTIIAYQFDAQNPQITTSITGVGKTIKGARENAGYNTNFELSPGQIRLELYGKETAEEGILEYLSTLVRDARVSDTMLVGVTNTTAKEVLTAGQEELKTDVGQLIQSLIEKEVKEYSIPKTSLQNFLHIEADIGQDPVVPLIGLRNNKPAIVGVGTFSDDKLVGELPIHQAMLVNAFLTTVKGTPLEISLPREPFSSFIFNNETNTMQADPDKLEDREHLTILARILKGKSDITLKNIDDLHFEANVQMEVDLYETSELLSVKNEKIADILEEEIAREFKRQYEALLTRLQEIDSDPLGFGKVYRTKIKNRKFTDAEWREKFPDITVDFKVNVDLMHYGTIQ from the coding sequence ATGATTAAAAAAACGATAATCTTGCTGACTTTCTCTGTCATCCTTGCCTCCTGTGTACCCTATAAACAACTTGAGGAGCTTGGGATCATTAATACACGTGGTGTAGACGTAACAGGAAACAATCGTGTTGAAACAACAATCATCGCTTACCAATTTGACGCGCAAAACCCACAAATAACAACATCTATTACCGGGGTTGGGAAAACGATTAAAGGAGCACGTGAAAATGCCGGCTACAATACAAATTTTGAATTAAGTCCTGGACAAATTCGACTTGAATTATACGGAAAAGAAACTGCCGAAGAAGGAATTTTAGAATATTTAAGTACGCTAGTCCGTGATGCACGTGTATCCGATACAATGCTCGTAGGCGTAACCAATACGACAGCAAAAGAAGTTCTTACGGCAGGGCAAGAAGAGTTAAAGACCGATGTCGGTCAGTTAATCCAAAGTTTAATTGAAAAAGAAGTAAAAGAATATAGTATACCAAAAACCTCCTTACAAAACTTTTTGCATATTGAAGCAGATATTGGGCAGGACCCCGTCGTTCCATTAATTGGTTTACGAAATAACAAACCAGCGATTGTCGGAGTAGGGACTTTTTCAGATGATAAGTTGGTTGGTGAACTTCCTATCCATCAAGCAATGCTAGTTAATGCCTTTTTAACGACCGTTAAAGGCACTCCATTGGAAATTTCACTTCCACGAGAGCCTTTTTCAAGTTTTATCTTTAATAACGAGACGAATACGATGCAGGCAGATCCAGATAAACTTGAGGATAGGGAGCACCTGACCATACTAGCGAGAATCTTGAAAGGCAAAAGTGATATAACATTAAAAAATATAGATGATCTTCACTTTGAAGCTAATGTTCAAATGGAAGTAGATCTATATGAAACATCAGAGTTACTCAGTGTTAAAAATGAAAAAATAGCAGACATACTGGAAGAAGAAATAGCGAGGGAGTTTAAGCGGCAATACGAGGCTCTATTGACCAGACTACAAGAAATAGATTCAGACCCTTTAGGTTTTGGGAAGGTTTATCGTACGAAAATAAAGAATAGAAAATTTACAGATGCTGAGTGGCGTGAGAAATTCCCAGATATTACGGTTGATTTTAAGGTAAATGTAGATTTAATGCACTATGGAACAATTCAATAG
- the odhB gene encoding 2-oxoglutarate dehydrogenase complex dihydrolipoyllysine-residue succinyltransferase: MQEIKIPELAESITEGTIAEWLVKKGDKVEKGDPIVELETDKVNVEVNSEFSGVITEILSEVGDDVSVGDTIASLDENGEAGGGTAPAETPKEEKQEAPAKQEESVGAPKATAAKSESDANNSDVIASPAARKRARELNIDLSKVNARDLLGRIRPEDVETAAQAPSEAKTSKPAKQEAPAAAIKTEFDKPVERVKMTRRRQTIAKNLVNVQHETAMLTTFNEVDMTAVMELRKQRKDKFQDKNGVKLGFMSFFTKAVVGALKEFPLLNAEIQGNELVVKKFYDIGIAVSTEEGLVVPVVRDADRLDFAGIEGAIVDLGKKARDNKLGLKDLQGGTFTITNGGTFGSMMSTPILNAPQVGILGMHNIVKRAMVMPDDSIQVRPMMYLALSYDHRIVDGKEAVQFLVRVKQMLEDPYDLLLEG, translated from the coding sequence GTGCAAGAAATTAAGATTCCAGAACTAGCCGAATCCATTACAGAAGGTACGATTGCAGAATGGCTCGTAAAAAAAGGGGATAAAGTAGAAAAAGGAGATCCGATTGTTGAGCTGGAAACGGACAAAGTCAACGTGGAAGTTAACTCTGAATTTTCTGGGGTAATCACCGAAATTCTCAGTGAAGTAGGTGATGATGTTTCTGTAGGTGATACGATTGCAAGCTTGGATGAGAATGGGGAAGCTGGTGGAGGAACTGCACCAGCTGAAACACCAAAAGAAGAGAAGCAGGAAGCTCCTGCAAAACAAGAAGAATCAGTAGGGGCTCCGAAAGCAACAGCAGCAAAATCTGAAAGTGATGCTAACAATTCCGATGTGATTGCTTCTCCGGCTGCCAGAAAACGAGCACGTGAGCTAAATATTGACTTGAGTAAAGTGAATGCTCGTGATCTCCTGGGACGCATTCGCCCAGAAGATGTAGAGACAGCAGCACAAGCACCAAGTGAGGCTAAAACATCAAAGCCCGCCAAACAGGAGGCGCCTGCAGCTGCGATTAAAACGGAATTTGATAAACCGGTTGAACGTGTGAAAATGACGCGCCGTCGTCAAACAATTGCAAAAAACCTTGTAAATGTACAGCATGAAACAGCAATGCTTACGACGTTTAACGAAGTGGATATGACTGCTGTTATGGAACTACGTAAACAGCGTAAAGATAAATTCCAAGATAAAAATGGTGTAAAGCTCGGCTTTATGTCTTTCTTTACAAAAGCTGTTGTAGGAGCACTAAAAGAATTTCCATTACTGAATGCAGAAATTCAAGGTAATGAATTAGTTGTGAAGAAATTCTATGATATTGGTATTGCAGTATCTACGGAAGAGGGGCTTGTCGTTCCAGTAGTACGTGATGCAGATCGTCTTGACTTTGCAGGCATTGAAGGAGCAATTGTAGATCTTGGTAAGAAAGCCCGCGATAATAAACTAGGCTTAAAAGATTTACAAGGTGGTACGTTTACGATAACGAATGGCGGAACATTCGGTTCCATGATGTCTACACCAATTTTAAATGCACCACAGGTTGGAATCCTGGGAATGCATAATATTGTTAAACGAGCAATGGTAATGCCTGATGATTCAATTCAAGTCCGTCCAATGATGTACCTTGCATTATCCTATGACCATCGTATTGTCGACGGAAAAGAAGCTGTTCAATTCCTTGTACGCGTAAAACAGATGTTAGAAGACCCATATGATTTATTATTAGAAGGCTAA